The sequence below is a genomic window from Melospiza georgiana isolate bMelGeo1 chromosome 6, bMelGeo1.pri, whole genome shotgun sequence.
GGTTTTAGGACTAGTTCAAAATATGAGTGTTTTCCAGTGTCCCAAATGTAAGCATGAGACGCATATTTTTGGAACTGATGGCGTAAAAGATCTGGCAAAAACTCTTGGATTGGATATTTTGGGTAAGAATATggaaatggttttatttttgaagaaaaatctAATGGTGTGCATGAAGCATTAACTGCATGATGAAACTGCATAATCTAGATGACTTTGGATTCAGACTGTTTTCAGATGTAATGGAACTAATAAGCAGTATGCTGTGTTCCTTGTCAGTCTTGTAATGGTGATGTTGACTGCATATGAAAATTCTTGAATAGCATCTTAAATCTCTGCATTTACAAACAATCCAGAACATTAATTGTTTTGATATCAATGTGCTATATTACCTGAAATTTGTTATGTGGTTGACTGTACAGCAATTTTTGCAAATAACCAGGAATTCTATTTAGTCTTAGGACAGAGCTAAACTCTGTCTAGTAATATCAATAAatgttttttcatttattttgtttaaattatttttgtttaaatattgaCACAGCAGAGGCTTTATCTCAGCCTTTTGGTATGTAAATGGGTCTGAAAGCTGGAGACTTTTTACAAAGGCAGGCAATGATAGGGCAATGGAGAATTAGTTTAAACGGAAGGAGGacagatttagattagatattaggaagaaattctttactgtgagggacTGGCACAGGTTGTCTAGAGTTAAGGGTGCTCCATTCCTGAAAACATTCGAaggcaggttggatggggctctgagatACCTGCTCTACTTGAAGTGTCCCTGTCTGCAAAAGGGGGCTTGGAACtaaatgatttttaaggtcccttccaacttaaatcattctatgattaGCTATGATTAAGCTGTCTGTCATGCCTGTAGGCTAAAATATACATGGATCTTTAAAATATACATTACTGATTTAAAAAGGCATGGTTCAACCTGTACTGTAAGTAAAGAATATAACACAGCGTAATTAAGTTGGTAAATGGGGTAATTGCATGTGCTAATGATGTGTTTCCATGTATTACTCTAATTATCTCAATGATTTTCCATAGCTAATTCATTAAAAAGAACCAGGAAGCTCACTTAGAAAGATCAACACAGAAACATCAAGGTCTGACATAGACTTGAGATAGCAAGGCAACAGATAATTAAAGACATGCTTTTGGGCTATCTTTTAGTTTTCTGAATATGTAATGAGTTGTGATCAGAGCCCAAGGGGACTTCTACAGCCCTGGGTTATGTGGATGGATGCAAATGCTCTGCAAGCAGTTGAATCAAACGTGCATTTAGATACGCAGGCACAAATGATGTACCATGGCATTGGTCCCATAGGTGGTTTTTGTTATTTCCTAAGAGTGCAGAACTGATTGTGATTGGATTTAATTAGGAGTGATGTGAGAGATGTACAGATTTAGCAGGGGATAGATGAGATGtacaaaacaaagcagagtGAAGTTTAACTTCAAACTGTCAATGCAAAACCAGACTAAGATTAAGAATAATGCCCCGAGGGATAAATTTTGAATTACAGTACTTGATCTGATTAGGATGCTCCTCCTTCCAGGGATGACCATTACATAATAATACCATATGGCACTGTAAGAATTACTGCTTACGGATTTTACGGTAATCCATCCCAAATGGAAGTTCTATCTCAGTATTACTTGAATTCTGCCCAAAAACCTTGAGaacatatttttacatatatatcTGTAAAGTGCGTATATTTAAAATTAGTAATTCTAAGtttattttgcatatattttCTGACACCTGTGGCTGTTCTGTTTGTTTAGATAAGCATCTAGTCCTTCTTGGCAACCCAACAAGATGTTTATCACCCAGCATTTGACAAATTCTCCAAGCTAACTATGTGCAGGATTGAAAAGTATCATCCTTCCATTTGCTCAGAGTTGGCTGTCATTAGTATTACTGAGTACCTTAGTTTTGTTTATGACAGAAGACAATTAGCATTTGCCAGGAGTCTTTCAAGTAAAATCAGTTATTTCACATACTTAcgattttcttttatttttactgttcttTAAAGGAATATGTGATAAGGTTTGTGAGAGAGactttgtgctgctgatttttctttccctgtctctgaaatttttttcctgaagtttgaGAGCTGTAACCATGACCAGAAAGCTATGCCATTGGTATGCGTGGTACTGAGATAATAATTTCTGTGTGTTCTATGCTGACCTTTGCAATTCCTGACTTTTTTAACACTATCTGGTTCCTGACCATCAGCAATGACtgccagatttttaaaattctttgatttttcttcctacagtaaatttaaattattctttatttGCAATCAGCAGTAGTTGTTAACATCAGAAGAACTTGTGATGTTAAGTTCCCATCCCATTGGGTTGTGAAGAATAGTGCAAAAGTTTTATCTTCCTCAAACCCATACCATCCAAACAGCTGTGCAGATGGTTTTGATGTCTTCTGCTTAAATtataaattttcaattttttaaaattataatgcatttttctttatcttctgACTGCACTTCTTACAAGTTCTGTTCTTACAAGTTCTTACATATTCTTACAAGTCCTGAATGCTCCTGTAGTACCAGCACATGTTTGAAAGTCCGAcgaggaaaagagagagggtGCTATTTTGTAAATATTGGAGATTATTATTAAGCTGATATtgaagaagtatttttttttaacaaaacatccttgggaaaaaagagaagattaGTCTCTATGTAAAATAAGAGTAGGAAGTGAATGTCAGGGAGATTTACAAATTACTGTTATTCAATTAAGAATGTTTATGGTTAGAAAACTTTCAGAGGACtctctgaattttttaaaaaatgaatacaTGAACAGACTATTATACCTAAATTTATTCATGACTGAaataagtaagaaaaaaaaattgaaggaaaTGGTCTGTCATTATCCTAAATAATAATAAGGCTGTTCAAAGATTCAACACAGTAATCATGGAGCCAGTGCTTTTGTGTTTactatttgtttgtttttgtttgtattcctacttgctttgtgtttgggttttttatttcttaaattttgTCAATTTTCATACAGTTTTTTAAActgtttcattttctgaatAGATTGATTCTCAGTAATTTACAATGGCCTTGATTTGAGTTAAATCAGGTTGCTAAAATGTATGAATTAAACTTACACGATTTCTGATGTGTCAGGATTGAACTAAGGTAGGCTGTTCTGTCTTCGTCTATCCATAATGTAAAGTGTAGCTATGTCTTCCAGTTAAAGAAAGTTGGTCTTCAGTTCACCTCAAAATTATTTATGTAGCAGTAAACATAGGAATCTCCAAGTTTTTTGTAGTGGTGAAATCTGTGTTGCAGAAAGTATGTCTCAGAATGGAACAGGGCTGCTAATTGATTCTTCTTTAGAACgttcctttcctctctggcagTTCCCTGCTCATTATAAAAGCAGAATATAAAGAAGATTTCTGTTGGAAAGAAGAATGAACTGAATAGctgtccaccttttaattggATCCAAGGCCTAATAAGGACAATAACAAATGCTATTATTTGGAAATTAAGTATTCAAAGAATTCTTTGAATAGTGATTAAAATCTTAAAACGGCACTGAAAAGAACTTACAGTGAGGAGATAGACTGAACAGTAAGTTGCATGATGAACAGTTGCCTAACACTCAGGCAATTTATTTCacataaacaaaataatttgtatCTCAGCCTGTATTTTTGTGTTTGAGGCAAAAAGCCCTTCCTTCTGTAATAAATGACTAAAGCATGGTCCTTTCTATTCAGAGAATTAAAACTCCTAAATATGTTTGGCATTATTCATTATGGATGTAGGGAAAATATACCACAGCCAATTATCATTTTAAATGCTAATTTTCGGAGCTAAAGCAATTCAAAGAGTATAGTGAATGGGAATTAGATTTCAAGTTGCTTTAGGGTTATTTTAAGGAAACATTTAAGAAATACTAGGTCTTCACATACGTGTGTCTTGGTATTTTTGATGCAGGAGACGTTCCACTGCACATCAATATACGGGAGACATGTGATTCAGGACAGCCTGTTGTGATCTCTCAGCCTCAAAGTGATGCTGTAAGTTTGGTGCACTGCACTTAGAACAACAGAGAGCTCTCCTCTAAAAGTGAATGGAGAGTGCTGCTTCTTATTGCTCTTTGGAAAGAAATGGGTTTTTGAGTGAAGTAAGGAAATAAAGTAAAAGAAGGTAGTAGCAGTAAGTAACTCAGGCCCTTGGTTTTTGAATGCTGGTCATCTGTTCTGCttctgtgggtttggttttgtttaattAGGCTGAATCATTCAGAACAGAGATTTGATCCAGGTCCTGGCACACTAAGAGGAGGTAGGTCAGTGTCAAGCCTCATGAGACCTTGCAGCTGATGTAGTTCCTCTAAAGCTGTCAGTTAAGCCTTTGGTAGCTGAGCCTGGAAACTGTCAAAGGGTCTTACCCAAAGATGTTTGGAACAAAACTTCATATTGTCAGTACCTGGGTTGTTTTCATCAGGAAGTGGAGCAATTTGCACACAAGAGGAAATagattttttcagtttatttaccATAGCATTCTGTTGTCACTGGAAAATGCAAGTTGGTGGGGTGGTGGGAGTCAAATATGCAAATCTGTAAAGAAAAGTAGTTGCACATATAGAATTTCATTATTGCTGATGGAGTAAGatttccctctctgctgttttatttctctgctaGAGTTTGTCTGCCAGGCTCTGTAGGGCAGGGTGCTGTACACAGTATCTGGCATAATGCAGCCCCACTCTCCTCTGCTGCTTAGAGGTAAAGATATATAGTGAAAACAATTATTAGTACTGATAACAGATAGTAGAATCAACTCACAATAAGGTAGACTGTACCTATGGAACATTTGAATATTAGTAGCTTTTTCAATATCATGattgaaatgtgttttttccttcacagtattttagaaggaaaaaaaaaggaggagaacaTTGACATTCTTAATCCAGTGTTATTAACATACTGAACAGGATTCTGGAAGACCAGTGATAGTCTCAAAGTTGTAGTTTTGTTCTGAAAGAGAAGTGGCGTGTTGACTTCTAATTAaatgccatgtttttgctagGTTTGGGCAAGGCCCATGCTGTGGAATAATGTAGTGATCTTGAGTCTAGGTCTATCTGAAAAGGAATCCCTATAATCCATATGGTAGCTTCTTTCTGGGAAGTTTGATCAGCAATGTGAAGTTTTGAATGGATGTATGGCTTTGGTCAAAGCTGAAGTAAAACAGCTGGGAAGCTAAGGTGGAGGGCTCACAGTATCTGAAGTGTGTAATAACCAAGAGTCTGTAGCCTGCTGGGACTATTGAGCAAAGAATTCAGACATGTATGGGATAgcattctgaaaataaaaaggcaagaaaGTCTCTTGTGTTGCCATCTGTTCCTCCTTTAACGTGTTCTTGATAACAAAAGTATGGGTTATAATCACCATTTGTGGCAATTAAGTTAACTATGCAGAAGAATAAAGATTGACAAATATGTGTGACTCTGGGGAAAACTTTTAatgtccttctctgcctttgtGTCTGTGAGATAGTAGTTCTCCTCAGAgaatgtgttttttaaaaatgtcacaaATCTCTGTAGAATGGAAAAGAattttccttcatccctgcttttcttctcattttaaaGATAGAAAAAATATCATTCTcttatattttcaaagaaatattaaattctTAGCACATAACTGATGGTGGGAGAAGGCATATAAGGTCAGattctaatctttaaaacatGACAGTCATCACCATGTTTCTCAAATAAACTGAAATTGTGGCTATTCATGCATTAACAACTTTTCAGATAGAGAACAATGTCTGCTGAATTTCTCTGCTCCTGTTGCTTAAATGTGCAGGGGATTTTCATATGAAATTCTATGCTGATTTTGTTAGAACACACAAATCAAATACAGAATCATAGACCTGAAATAATACCTAGCAGATTCAAACAGTAGGGAATAGGGATGGTGATTGACTTCTTAGAAACCCAGCATGTTGTCACACCTTTTGAGCTCTTTCAAGCCTAGAATAAAATGGTTTCTAAAACATGTCAGTTAATACATTTTTGCTTACACATCTGCCATGGGGttcatcttgccttgcagaTAGATAAAAGTATACCTCTGACTTTACACAAGAATTTCAAAATGTCTAAGCAAACTTGtctaaatttattatttcaaagcTTAGATGTAGTTGGTGGAAAAGGGATTTCCTTTTCACAAATGACAAGGAAATTACTAAgaactaaaaaaagaaattacttgtaGAATGGAACATGTGTGAACTTAGaaagttcttcctcagggaAGGCACAGAATACACAAGACTAATCTGCTTATGGAAAGTATTGAAGTTATAGGATAGGAAGTTTTGATGACTGGAGTTCTCTTTTGGTGAAGCTTGAGGCAGTCCCCTGGGAGAAATAACAGTGCTGCTAACATGATTTTGCTCTTGGTATAACATTGTCTGTGTTAGTGTTTCTGTCGGCTTAGTTtaaattgtggcttttttttgtggctttttcttAATACTCTTCATTAATAAAACTTTGTGATGTAGAAATGGAATATTGTTGTACTTGCACGGTCAGCCttacacagcagctgagagTGACCCAAGAAGCTTATAATTTCTTTAATCAACGGGGAGGTCTTACCTTCTGGAGTGAGACACTTCTGAAGATTAATTGagcatttttctcctccatcaCACTGTGGAGGTGGATTAGCTGGCCCAGGTTCCATTTTGTTGCTTACTCAAACAGATGCAAGAGTCACTGGACAGCAAAAGCTGGTAAACAGAAATCAGGAATGCTGCTAAAATGGTagaactggggggaaaaaggcagGGGAAAAGGTAGAATAGGGACAACTAATGAGGAATCACTGAAAACAGGTGATATTGATCATGCTCAGATGTACTGGATCTTCCTATGGACCATGGAAAAGGagccagcagcaaaacaggTGTTTGGAAAGGCATCTTGAAGCTTGCAGGTAAGCAGACTAGAGGCACAGCAAGAGTTATAGAACATGGTTAATTGCAGTGGAGTTAGTCTTCCATCAGAGGAGCTGCTTAAGTGCCCAGTGAACTCTCCATCACACTGGGAGAATGATAAATAGAGGTTCCTGAGAGCTCTTCCTTCTGTGAGCATAGAGCCCAGAGACTTATGGAGCAGTTGGTGGTTATCTTGTGAGGAATTCCTGCTAGAAACTTTGGGTGTATCACAGCCTGGATGGCACAGTGGATTTATCAATACCTTGGCAGAACAGACAGGCTGTCTGTGATTGTTGACCACCAAACTCCCACCTGTCACCTCCTACCTCAAACAAGTACAAAATACATTTGGTGTACCAGTATGTCCATTCACATCCTACATATACAGGTGAAGGATTTTGAGTCCAATAAATTGCACACTGATTTAtaaggggagagaaaaagctCAGTCAAGTGGAAAGCAGGGGCACAAGGTACCAGCAGTCTAATGGAACGGAGCAAAATAAGTCTGGTTAATCATCCCTTTTTAATTAAATCAGAATGTTACAAACTTTGCTGTGGTGTCATCCAAACAGACAACTCAAATTTGTATTCAGAAACACTTTGTCTCTAGAATGCTTATGAAAAGGTGATATATAAGTAGGGGAAAAACATACAGCCTTTTAAAGATTGCAATAAGTAGTTGGAGAAAGATTTAAGTACTGGTAACAAAAAGTCATAGAATCCTGTTTTGTGGTCTAGTTGTCATCAGTAATTCCATTTAGTGAGTGGTCAATGCAGGGtgtgatattttaaaagaaaagcaaatcctAAAGAAGGCTGCATGGTATGATTTATAATATGTCTTTATCATCAAGGCTTCCTTTGAATCATCACAGTAGCATTTGGTCCGTGTAGGTTCAAATCCTTCATTCAGGGTGTAGACAGTACAATGCATCATCAGACCCTCATTTATGGTTCTGTCTGCTGAAGAAAAGGCTGAGTGTAGGATAGTCTGTTTGAGGGATGTTAGTATACTGCATTTGATTTGCACTGTTCTCTTTGGCCGTGTTTTTTGGGCAGGATGTGTATTTAGATGTCTGTAAGGGCACCTTGGGTtagcagctggggctgtccctaAGAATGGTTTGGCTGTTACTACTGCTGATACATAGGATTAATAGGAAGTTTCCCATAAGCACTGAGAATTTTTCTTTGAGATTTTAGTTTCATAAATCCAGCTTACTTACTAGTCTCCTCCATTTCATGTTACAATGTATGGATTGACTTTTTCTGTCTCAGTAAGTTTGCCTTTCTGACTTGAGACTTCATTGTAAATTTGGCAAGAGTTGCCAGTACATGCAAAGAAGAATCTTACTGTGGAGCTGCCCAGACGAAGGACTGGTAGGGAGTGGGATAGTCTCTGGACCTCTTGTAGCAACAAAGAATTTCTCTGGGTGACATGAAGCTTGTACCTGAAGTAGACTCATTTAAAGCTGCATTTGTCATCATGTTTTTAGTGCCAGCTGAGCTGACCACAGTAAAATACAGACATTGGAAGGTATTTCCAGTCATGCACTGAAGGCTGGAGTTGTGTCAAAGTAACAAAGCAATTTCCATGTTTCCAAATTAAGTctatttaaaaatctgattgAACTGGCAAATGGAACATGACTGTGCAGAGAGTGCTAAGAACCAAAGTTATCAATGACAGGTTGGCTATGCTTATTTTCTTGTAGATGGTAGCTAAGACTAGTATTTGTCCTTGTGATAGTCACTATTGGATTAGTTGCTCGTGGTAGCTAGTTTCCTTCAGCAATTAATAAAATGTAAGCCCTAACAGGTCAGTTGAGCACatttaaattccttttccttcttcacaGATATATTAGGATCCACAGCATTTGATGTTCCAGACAGTCAGACTTGCACAGATTCTCTTTTGGATTGCTGGGCTGGATAAAGCAGCCTTAATAGTCTTGGAGTCTTGTAATCAGAAATAGACATTAGAAACCATGTCAGTATTGGGATTTCTATCCTGTTGTGTATGAGGCCTGTAACTGAGTGATGGGATCAGTGTGTGTTTCTGAGTTGCTGGTCTGAAGTTGTTTGTATGCAGTGGTTTGGGTGAAGGAAAATGTGATATCGGCTCCTACCTGCTTTTACTTTGTTGATTATAAGTTAAGTTCTGTGTTTGTGTCACAGTTGCCCCAGGTACTGGCAGGCAGTGTAGTGAGCTGTTGGCAGGCTGAGATCTGCACTCCAGTGAAAGCAAACCAGCAGGTCAGGCCACACCAGTCCAGTGCATGACAACAGGGCAGAGTCAGCCATGACCTGTACAGTCTGCAGTAATCTTAGCAATGATGCATTCTTCCCTCATGGGTAAGATTTTAGGGAGAATGAAAGGCCATAACTGAAAGGCTAATATTTCCTTAGGATTACTGCAGGGCTTAATTAGATGAGCTAGTAAAAAGTTTTCCAGTTTAAATCTACCCAACGTGTATTAGGCCATGATAATACAGATCTGCTACAGAGTGATGAATCAGGATGGTCTGATTATTTATGCTAAGTAGGACTTCTCACTTCATTTCCTGGTGAACTTCTTCACAGGTTCTCTCTTTCCTGCTCCACCATCTATGCTATCATCAGTCACTTCATTATCAGCTGTGCCCTTGAGGTCTTAAGAACTGTGCCCTTCTGGCACTCTGCCACTGTTTGAGAGGTGAGCAGTCTCTCACGTGGCTCTTTCCCAGGTTTTTTTTTGACTCTGTGAGCATCACCTTCCACCTCTACCTCTGCCTGCCCTagtgctgctctcagcccaCATTGAGGCGATGTTCATAATAAACAAGTCTGGTCTGGGCTTAGGGCCTTCTGTCTTCCTGTGTGCTTCTTCGTCCTCATGAAGTGGGAGGAATGGTAACTGGtatgttgtttttaaatataaagtTGTCTGTCAGCAAAAAATTGGTTTTCAGAAAATCTATAAACCATTCATTTAGAGCTTTCAAACACGAAGGGAGTAACTGACCTGAGAAGTTTGCTTTTATCCTGTTAAAATGAGAAAGGTTATGGGCGATGAATAGGAACTCATCCTTTattctttctctgctgtttttccACCTGGAAATGAAATAGTAAACCCTTTCTGGTTTCATTTGCAACCCAACTTCTTTTGCTTAGTAATGATGGATTAAACAGCTGAACTGAGCTGTGCTCTCTGTCTACGGATGGCACATTGAAAAGATCACGAGTAGGAAAAGCTATTCAATATACATAAGGTTGTTTTTATGTAGTGCATATTCACAGTCACCAAGATTCCATTTAGACCTTTCAGGTGTGTTGATTGATGGTCAGGTCCTCACTCATGGCTAAATCATTTGTTCAAAAACAGTAAACCAAGGCTCAAAACAGTTGATTTTTGCCAAAGCCACGTGACTGGTAGTGTTCTGTAAGGACACGCATGAGATACTGGTCTGTTCAACAGACAAAGTAGTgatccaggaaaacaaaaaacccaaaggtCAGCAGGCAAGACACTAGACAGTGTTTAGTAGTGCTGGAATGCTTGCTACAGAGAGCTGCATTGGGACCCTCCTGTTGCAAAGTGATGATCAGCTGCTTGGCAAATGAGGGTCAGTGTACTTTGGGGAAGTGTTGCTCAGACACTCATTAATAGCATTTTGTGGGGAAAGTATCTAAATTTAATCTATTGGGCTGTTGACATAAGGTAACATTTATACAAACAGTTGAGTCTGCTTTTGGTGAATTTATAGTTCTGTGTACAATTTGGTCAACTCTGGAGCAGGCAAACAGCCTGGGCAGTCTTTAGAAGGGGCAGGTACTGTATGCAGGTTGTTAATTGGCTCATTAAAAAGCATGAATTGATCTGTGCAAagtgggagctgcctgcaggactGTTCCAGGTTCCAGGTTTGAAATTCCCACATGGAGTGCTCCTACACCAATTAGTCAAATACTGAACTGCAAAGGCAGCTTGACTTCAGTCAGTCACCTCACGTCAGGTGGGTCCATTATCTTGTCTAGGTGAATGGTTAGTtggggggcagctggggcacCCAGGGCATTAATAGCTGAGTGAGGTGGGTGTTGCACACAGGCTGTTACCCAACTGCACTGCGAATGTAGCCACAGAAGTTTGAAATTCCTGATTGTGAATTAAGTTCTAAATAATTCTGTCGTTTTTGCCACAAAGTCATGTACatgagagaaaacaattctgtCTTGCTGTCTGCATTCCTTCAAACTCAGAAAATTTTATGGCTTTAGTTTTAAGATGTGAACACTGAGACTATGAGGTGTAGAGGGTGAGTGCCAGAGAAGAAAATCCTACAAGTCAGGAGCAATCCCTAAAAAAGAGGAGACAGACATGAGCAGTGCATGGCCCTGCAAAAGGCTGACACCTTGTTCAGAGCAGTGACAGTGAgtgctggtggccctggtgtgaCAGACAGACCATCTCTTGCTGCCCCCCAAGCTGTGGCCTCTGGCATATGTCAGTTTGTTTGCTGCTTTAAAGGCTCATCAGGAGTACAAGGACTAATTCATGGTTAGAGCCATCCTGCAGGAGACAGGAGAAATCAGTGTGGAGATCTgtccaaggaaagcaggaaaggcTGTCAATGTGGTCTGTGTATGCAGACTTAGTGGAGAAGATGGAGTAGGTTGGTCACTGTCTTGCAGAAGAGCAAGCTCAGTTAGGGGACTTTGCTGTGTACTTGACAGAGAATGTGATGGACCAGCTGGAATCTGAAGTACGACAAATTCAAATTATAGAAAAGGTGTATATTTTAACAATGGAAGTAATCAACTTCTGGAACAATGTGCagtgtgtatatacatacacacaaaaatactattttaattAAGCATTCTTATATAAATGGTTGAGATTTTATAAGATGTTCCCTTTTGACTACAAGTTGTTGAGCTTGGTAcaggaataatttgatttaattcTGGGGTTTGTTCTGTGTTGGACTTCATACAGTGTTTTTATGTAAGTCCCTTGATATAAGATTTGTTAATTGATGGTGGACTGATCATGATCCTAGCTCTGCCATGTTTTTTGGAGATGTTAACATTAGTATGCTTACTTGGGTTGCTCTCTATAGTCAAGGTATCTGACCAGATACCACAGGCTGGTGTGAAAGAGAGCTTTAACTGTGTGGATTTCAGTGTTGCAGAATTAGTTCTTTCCAATACCTACTTCAGTCTTTTGGAAAGgtgtcttttttaaaaaatactttaaatgtCTGAATAGGAAATTGCATGGTGATAGTCAGGTCTGTAATGAATagtttcaaacattttttttgaATGCTGTTGTTTTCTCTGATTCTCTATCCTGTGCATCCTGGTTGTCAGGATGAGGGAAGTTTATAATTAATAGTACCTGCAGGAGTAAAGAATCTGTATCTTCCTCATCGCTTCTCTTTCAGAAGACTTTGCTTGTTGTTAAAGACAAATTGTTCAGTTAAATTTAGATTCTCCCACCAATATTTTTCTATAATGCTTGTGCTTAATCTGTCTCTTAATGCATTGTTTTTCCTGAAGACATGCTGAATTTAACCCATTTATTTAAACATGTTTGATTTTCTCTTTGTGTGTAAAAGAACAAATACCTAATTAGTTGTGAAATATTCCTTTCTCTAGAAAACGGAGTGCTCAATGTATGTTTCTGTTTTTGCAGGCTAAAGCCTATCATAAGATTGCTATGGAAATATTAAGAAGACTACCAGTACCTCCTGCTTGAAGCATTTGCCActgaaatttagcaaaaaagTGATATTTGATGCTGCAGTGCAGAAGAGTCCTGTTACCTAATACATGGAGGCCATATGTTAGTTCTAAGAACTTCTTTAGGAATTAATTTACCAGAGGTTAAATTATGATTGTGATAATTACTGTTTTTCACATTGTTGTTTGGCCATGTCCAGAAGGATTTAAGTATGCAAATGATGACAGACAGTATTAACTGCTGAATTGTAACATCATCAAGCAAGAAGGGAAGAAGTACATTTTTTCCGTGTGCCCTATTTTAAAGTCAAGAATGAAAAACAGCCTCATCCTCATATACTCTGAAGAGTTCTTGTGATGGATGATGAACAAATTCATTCATTATTGGATAAAGTTCGATTGTGAAGCAATTCAAATTCAGTGGAGAATGGATTACGTGACCCTGAGGCTTATTTCTCTACTGTTTTACATTATAATGAACCCAGACAGAAGACAAGGTAACAGAGGTCTTCACTGAAAACCAGATGTTTTTCCTGAGCTCAGTTTGCCACAGAATGCAAATGATCaagataaattaaatttatgatTGCATATTTCTACTACAGCACAGCAACTTGGAATTTGAATATAAAGATGTATTTTTGAAGTAAAGAAATATTTGGTCTTCAAACTGCGTGGccttctggtttattttttcattgCCTGTGATCTTTGTGTTGGTCTGTGGAAGTGAAAGATTATGCCTTCAGGGAATGAGTTTTCATTTACAATTAGATCTTGGAGTTGACATTTAGGCTTTTCCATCTACACAGTCAAGTATCAGTATCTTAAACATACATCGTAACCCTACCAGAGAGTGAAGTTAACCACGCTGGGGAGTTCTGCTATTGACCTCTGAGGGATCAGGTTTTTCCCTGTATTCCAAGTACTTGGT
It includes:
- the NUBPL gene encoding iron-sulfur protein NUBPL isoform X3; protein product: MSMGFLIEETAPVVWRGLMVMSAVEKLLRQVDWGQLDYLVIDMPPGTGDVQLSVSQNIPIAGAVIVSTPQDVALLDAHKGAEMFRKVHVPVLGLVQNMSVFQCPKCKHETHIFGTDGVKDLAKTLGLDILGDVPLHINIRETCDSGQPVVISQPQSDAAKAYHKIAMEILRRLPVPPA
- the NUBPL gene encoding iron-sulfur protein NUBPL isoform X4 produces the protein MPPGTGDVQLSVSQNIPIAGAVIVSTPQDVALLDAHKGAEMFRKVHVPVLGLVQNMSVFQCPKCKHETHIFGTDGVKDLAKTLGLDILGDVPLHINIRETCDSGQPVVISQPQSDAAKAYHKIAMEILRRLPVPPA